In Necator americanus strain Aroian chromosome IV, whole genome shotgun sequence, the following proteins share a genomic window:
- a CDS encoding hypothetical protein (NECATOR_CHRIV.G15979.T3), producing the protein MKIILSITYLMAITHALISSSMQVVQVAMTSAKPPCESFAPKWFYETVHMTLTTFTVGMISDNFGVVCVLSRNKSLSDGITQGCFTRS; encoded by the exons ATGAAG ATAATTCTCAGCATCACTTATCTCATGGCGATCACTCATGCTCTCATCAGCTCGTCTATGCAG GTAGTACAAGTAGCGATGACTTCCGCCAAGCCACCCTGCGAATCATTCGCCCCCAAATGGTTTTATGAGACTGTCCATATGACACTTACAACGTTCACTGTGGGAATG ATATCGGACAACTTTGGAGTTGTCTGCGTTCTGTCGCGTAATAAGTCGTTGAGCGACGGGATCACACAAGGCTGTTTCACACGCTCGTAA